One window of Nostoc sp. NIES-3756 genomic DNA carries:
- a CDS encoding DJ-1/PfpI family protein encodes MKLAIVAFENFTDIDVFLLWYLLNRVTVPDWSVQILGEQTHHTARSGLTIPMHSHVQLANTSDVVLFSSGSETRQKMKDADYLSQFNLNPEHQLIGSMCSGALILTALGLLQGKQATTYPTAKQLLENFGVFVVERSLVIEDNIATAAGCLAAQDLARWVMERKLGIQSIKRRLTANGFVRLITHMV; translated from the coding sequence ATGAAGCTAGCAATTGTTGCTTTTGAGAATTTCACCGATATTGACGTATTTCTGTTGTGGTATTTGCTGAATCGCGTTACTGTGCCTGACTGGAGCGTACAGATTTTGGGAGAACAAACTCATCACACCGCGCGATCAGGTTTAACCATTCCAATGCACAGTCATGTTCAACTGGCGAATACTTCAGATGTGGTTTTGTTTTCCAGTGGTTCTGAGACGCGCCAGAAGATGAAAGATGCAGATTACCTCAGTCAATTCAATCTGAACCCAGAACATCAATTGATCGGTTCTATGTGTTCGGGTGCATTAATTCTTACGGCACTAGGGCTATTACAAGGCAAGCAAGCAACTACCTATCCGACTGCTAAACAATTACTGGAGAATTTTGGTGTTTTCGTTGTCGAGCGATCGCTGGTAATAGAAGATAATATTGCAACGGCGGCTGGTTGTTTAGCTGCCCAAGATTTAGCGAGATGGGTGATGGAAAGAAAACTGGGAATCCAGTCTATAAAAAGACGACTGACGGCAAATGGCTTTGTGCGATTGATAACTCATATGGTGTAG
- a CDS encoding glycosyltransferase, with product MHITILTTGSRGDIQPYLALGLGLRQAGHCVQVATHLPFEALVRNHGLAFGYDIAEKLNIPFFLSSLLPITANSDFPFPTTPPGLRLGRIYNALTYPLIGQILWQTFRTSINRWRQSVL from the coding sequence ATGCACATCACTATTTTAACCACAGGTTCCCGTGGAGATATTCAGCCGTATCTTGCACTAGGACTGGGTTTACGGCAAGCAGGTCACTGCGTTCAAGTTGCAACTCATCTGCCGTTTGAGGCGCTCGTCCGCAATCACGGGCTAGCGTTTGGCTACGACATTGCCGAGAAGCTAAACATTCCCTTCTTTTTAAGCAGCTTACTTCCCATCACTGCCAATTCAGATTTTCCCTTTCCCACAACTCCACCAGGGCTGCGTCTAGGACGAATTTATAACGCGCTAACCTATCCCCTGATCGGTCAAATCCTCTGGCAAACATTTCGCACATCTATCAATCGCTGGCGGCAATCCGTTCTGTAG
- a CDS encoding ABC transporter substrate-binding protein, with amino-acid sequence MSTFHRQIYQLLVLILSLVTVACSDNTQLDSSSVTPSNSDSKVIKLLWDKGFTVEEDEALKQLISSWEKQSGYKIEITFYTNDGVPQKTQRAIQAGNPPDILVGYNAQTELDPRFAWEGKLVDVSDVIESVKNLYPKEILESVYFYNKKTQKRSYYAVPLHEATIQIFYWRDLLKQAGWSESDIPKDWNGFWNFWKQVQIKLRSQQKQYQNIYGLGFTYSLGASDTYYMFEAILEAYDVKLLDEQGRLLIDDPQVRQGIIKSLEWYAKFYQDGYAPPDSINWLNPDNNRSLLNRGLVMTPNSTLSIPVTIRLDRDTYNKLGILEFPNKPNGKPMRYPFILKEAVLFAKSRNQKAAKDFLTYLIQPKVMSDYLKAVGGRHFPVLTSVRKDPFWSDPTDLQVSSVTKILTTRQTRPYYTSLNPAYSIVLEENVWGKALQRILIERVTPTQAADEAISRIKEVFTQWQLSGGEANSK; translated from the coding sequence ATGTCAACATTCCATAGGCAGATTTATCAGCTATTGGTGCTGATACTTAGTTTAGTAACGGTGGCTTGTAGCGATAATACGCAACTTGACTCCTCTTCAGTTACACCATCTAATAGTGATAGTAAAGTAATCAAGTTGTTGTGGGATAAAGGTTTTACTGTAGAGGAAGATGAAGCTTTAAAACAACTTATCAGTAGTTGGGAAAAACAAAGTGGGTACAAAATTGAGATTACTTTTTATACCAATGATGGAGTTCCACAAAAAACTCAAAGAGCTATTCAAGCAGGTAATCCACCCGATATTTTAGTTGGTTACAATGCACAAACAGAGTTAGACCCCCGATTTGCTTGGGAAGGCAAACTAGTTGATGTTTCTGATGTGATTGAATCAGTAAAAAATTTGTATCCAAAAGAGATATTAGAATCTGTATATTTTTATAATAAAAAAACTCAAAAACGCAGTTACTATGCTGTGCCGCTTCACGAAGCGACAATTCAGATTTTTTACTGGCGGGATTTACTCAAACAAGCTGGTTGGAGTGAAAGCGATATTCCTAAAGATTGGAATGGGTTTTGGAATTTCTGGAAACAAGTACAAATTAAATTAAGATCCCAGCAAAAACAATATCAAAATATATACGGTTTAGGCTTCACTTATTCTTTAGGTGCTTCTGATACCTACTATATGTTTGAAGCAATTTTAGAAGCGTATGATGTCAAACTTTTAGATGAGCAAGGCAGACTTCTCATTGATGATCCGCAAGTGCGGCAAGGTATTATTAAAAGTTTAGAATGGTATGCAAAATTTTACCAGGATGGCTACGCACCGCCAGATTCAATAAATTGGTTAAATCCCGATAATAATCGCTCTTTACTCAATCGGGGTCTGGTGATGACACCTAATAGTACACTCTCAATTCCCGTGACTATCAGACTAGATCGTGATACTTATAATAAACTAGGTATTTTAGAATTTCCTAATAAACCTAATGGCAAACCAATGCGCTATCCGTTTATTCTCAAAGAAGCTGTGTTGTTTGCTAAGTCTCGAAATCAGAAGGCAGCTAAGGATTTTCTCACCTATTTAATTCAACCAAAAGTAATGAGTGATTATCTCAAAGCTGTTGGCGGTCGCCATTTTCCTGTGCTTACATCTGTACGGAAAGACCCTTTTTGGTCAGATCCCACTGATTTACAGGTTTCATCTGTCACTAAAATACTAACAACAAGGCAAACGCGCCCGTATTATACTAGCCTCAACCCAGCCTATAGCATAGTATTGGAGGAAAATGTTTGGGGTAAAGCTCTGCAACGCATACTTATAGAACGGGTGACTCCCACTCAAGCCGCCGATGAAGCAATTAGTCGAATTAAAGAAGTTTTCACTCAATGGCAATTATCCGGGGGAGAGGCAAACTCTAAGTGA
- a CDS encoding response regulator — protein MDNEQIPPPKANILVVDDTPDNLRLLSAMLTQMGYEIRRVINGQTALKTAQAAPPDLILLDVMMPDMNGYEVCQHLKACEKTRNIPVIFISALDEVLDKVKAFAVGGVDYITKPFNEEEVFARVENNLIIQRLQKQLIEQNERLQQEIRERQAVLRDREKAELALRLSQFYLDRSKDAIFFINTDAQFVYVNEATCQTLGYSREQMLAMTVPDVDPNFTLSVWQSKLPELRKKDSYHIETIHITQDGRHINVKVQVNYIQFKGQGFFCSSALYLVNC, from the coding sequence ATGGATAACGAGCAAATTCCGCCCCCTAAAGCCAATATTCTAGTTGTGGATGATACACCTGACAATCTACGATTATTATCTGCCATGCTCACCCAAATGGGGTATGAAATTCGTCGGGTAATTAACGGGCAAACAGCCTTAAAAACTGCACAGGCAGCACCACCTGATTTAATTCTGCTTGATGTGATGATGCCAGATATGAATGGTTATGAGGTTTGCCAACACCTCAAAGCTTGTGAGAAAACACGTAATATTCCGGTAATTTTTATTAGTGCATTGGATGAGGTACTAGACAAAGTTAAAGCTTTTGCCGTTGGTGGGGTGGATTATATAACTAAACCTTTTAATGAAGAAGAGGTTTTTGCTCGTGTAGAAAATAATTTGATTATTCAGAGGCTGCAAAAGCAACTAATTGAGCAGAACGAACGTTTGCAACAGGAAATTAGGGAACGCCAAGCCGTACTGCGCGATCGCGAGAAAGCCGAGTTAGCCCTAAGATTGAGTCAGTTCTATCTAGACAGGTCAAAAGATGCCATATTTTTTATTAATACCGATGCTCAATTTGTTTACGTGAACGAGGCGACTTGCCAAACGCTAGGATATTCCCGCGAACAAATGCTAGCTATGACTGTTCCAGATGTTGATCCAAATTTTACCCTGTCTGTTTGGCAGTCAAAGTTGCCGGAATTGAGAAAAAAAGACTCTTACCATATCGAAACTATACATATCACTCAGGATGGTCGGCATATAAATGTTAAAGTGCAAGTCAACTATATTCAATTTAAAGGTCAAGGTTTTTTCTGTAGTAGCGCGCTTTATCTCGTCAATTGCTAA
- a CDS encoding hybrid sensor histidine kinase/response regulator: MEFSNKGLTKKIASSFLLLSLLSLGAVAGVTFINAREALKQAAFNRLNVAATLKEEEITRWFEDQQQDFWLTTQFPDIQVKLNTFLSLEKSAPEYESVAGVLSEYFREAAKLKPNFREIYILDRSNRIILSTDRKREGQYELLGNITYVEDVKLGYKLDPIFYVSPVTGKPSVTLATELRDKAGVRQGMILAHVSLDQIDQIVRERTGLSESGETYLVGSLITKNTFISQTPTKNKNFLNGISSKGIDAAMSGSTGSGLYKNYAGVPVIGVYRWLNDQDLALLVEMGQAEAFAPARHLAGITVIVGMVSVGGLLIGVYWLMRQLKLASEKLENYSHQLEVKAQEAEAASRAKSEFLANMSHELRTPLNSILGFTQIMTRDRSISSSGLEHLEIISRSGEHLLTLINDVLSMSKIEAGRTILNQHSFDLYNLLNSLEEMFHLKAESKGLQLIFTYSSEVPQYVRTDESKLRQVLINILGNAIKFTSTGHVTLRVKFENKNKQTLKQKSSDTAYLYFEIEDTGLGIAPDEINQLFKPFVQTKTGNNSQQGTGLGLTISQRFVNLMGGNISVNSRVGKGTILNFKICISLAELFEIPTRKSYKYLIGLEPNQPQYRILIVEDIKENRQLLAKILTPLGFDVREAENGQEGLKIWETWEPHLIWMDMRMPVMDGYEATKKIRATLKGQATVIIALTASAFDEERSLVLSVGCNDFIHKPFQEEVIFDTINKYLGVRYVYAPDVQHVKKLEANSDWESSSLKQALNQMPAEWVTQLHQAALCTDEGLIFSLLKQLPPESVHLTNTLTNWVNNFRIDKIIDLTQSG, from the coding sequence ATGGAGTTCTCGAATAAAGGCTTAACAAAGAAAATTGCCAGTTCCTTTTTACTTCTGTCTCTATTAAGTCTAGGAGCAGTGGCAGGAGTGACTTTCATCAATGCTAGAGAGGCTCTTAAGCAAGCGGCGTTTAATCGGCTGAATGTGGCAGCAACCCTTAAGGAAGAAGAAATTACGCGGTGGTTTGAAGATCAACAACAAGATTTTTGGCTGACAACTCAATTTCCTGATATACAAGTAAAATTAAATACTTTTTTGAGTCTAGAAAAATCCGCTCCAGAATACGAAAGTGTGGCTGGAGTTTTATCTGAGTATTTTCGGGAAGCAGCCAAGCTAAAACCTAATTTCCGCGAAATTTATATTCTTGATCGCAGCAATCGTATTATTCTTTCTACTGACCGCAAACGTGAAGGTCAATATGAGCTTTTAGGTAATATTACTTATGTTGAAGATGTAAAACTAGGATACAAACTAGATCCCATTTTCTATGTCTCTCCCGTGACTGGTAAGCCATCGGTAACGTTGGCGACAGAATTACGTGACAAAGCCGGAGTAAGACAGGGAATGATTTTGGCTCACGTCAGCTTAGACCAAATTGATCAAATTGTCAGAGAACGTACTGGACTGAGTGAAAGCGGGGAAACTTATTTAGTCGGCTCGTTAATTACGAAGAATACTTTTATTTCTCAAACACCAACTAAAAACAAGAACTTTCTCAATGGAATTAGCAGCAAAGGTATTGATGCGGCGATGAGTGGATCTACTGGCTCTGGGTTATATAAAAATTATGCGGGAGTGCCAGTTATTGGTGTATATCGTTGGCTCAATGATCAAGATTTGGCTTTATTGGTAGAAATGGGCCAAGCAGAAGCCTTTGCACCTGCACGTCATTTAGCAGGGATAACTGTCATAGTGGGTATGGTATCGGTGGGGGGACTATTAATTGGTGTTTATTGGCTAATGCGACAGTTGAAATTAGCCAGTGAAAAATTAGAAAATTATAGTCATCAGTTAGAGGTAAAAGCCCAAGAAGCGGAAGCTGCTAGTCGCGCCAAAAGTGAATTTTTGGCAAATATGAGCCATGAACTGCGTACTCCTCTCAACAGTATTTTAGGCTTTACTCAGATTATGACGCGCGATCGCTCCATTAGTTCATCTGGGTTAGAACATCTTGAAATTATCAGTCGTAGTGGTGAGCATCTGTTGACATTAATTAATGATGTGTTATCCATGTCCAAAATTGAGGCTGGTAGAACCATACTCAATCAACATAGCTTTGATCTGTATAATTTGCTCAATTCTCTAGAAGAGATGTTTCACCTCAAAGCAGAATCTAAAGGCTTACAGCTAATATTTACGTATAGTTCTGAAGTTCCCCAATACGTACGTACAGATGAAAGCAAATTACGTCAAGTATTAATTAATATTTTAGGTAATGCTATTAAATTTACATCAACAGGTCATGTTACTCTACGTGTAAAATTTGAAAATAAAAATAAGCAAACTTTGAAGCAAAAATCTTCAGACACTGCTTATCTATATTTTGAAATAGAAGACACAGGGTTAGGCATCGCACCAGACGAAATTAATCAGTTATTTAAACCTTTTGTACAAACAAAAACTGGGAACAATTCTCAACAAGGAACTGGTTTGGGTTTGACTATCAGCCAACGCTTTGTGAATCTCATGGGAGGAAATATTAGTGTTAATAGCCGCGTGGGAAAAGGAACAATTTTAAATTTTAAAATTTGCATTAGTCTAGCAGAACTTTTTGAAATTCCCACCCGCAAATCCTACAAGTATCTAATTGGTCTAGAGCCCAATCAACCACAGTACAGAATTTTAATAGTTGAAGATATAAAGGAGAATCGTCAACTTCTAGCTAAAATTTTAACACCTCTTGGCTTTGATGTCCGAGAAGCTGAAAATGGTCAAGAAGGATTGAAGATTTGGGAAACTTGGGAACCGCATTTGATTTGGATGGATATGCGGATGCCTGTTATGGATGGGTATGAAGCCACTAAAAAAATCAGAGCTACTTTGAAAGGTCAAGCTACCGTAATTATTGCTTTAACGGCTAGTGCCTTTGATGAAGAACGGTCTCTGGTTCTATCAGTAGGCTGTAACGATTTTATACATAAACCATTTCAAGAGGAAGTAATTTTCGATACAATTAATAAATATTTAGGTGTTCGTTATGTTTACGCACCCGATGTTCAACATGTAAAAAAATTAGAGGCAAATTCGGATTGGGAATCTTCGTCTTTAAAGCAAGCATTAAATCAAATGCCTGCTGAATGGGTAACACAACTACACCAAGCAGCGTTATGTACTGATGAGGGACTAATTTTTAGCCTGCTGAAACAACTTCCTCCAGAGTCTGTTCATCTAACCAATACGTTAACTAATTGGGTAAATAACTTTCGGATTGATAAAATAATTGATTTAACCCAATCAGGATAA
- a CDS encoding WD40 domain-containing protein, producing the protein MDLEQALEIANQEVHAQVGRYLSDVEQLIFAGAWQGQTYEQIAQINGYSAKYLKDDSGRKFWKLLSQVVGESVSKNNFRSAIERLHQRQEKQPKTDRNQIVEIVLPRPAGIQTDWGEVVDVSQFYGRSAELTTLIQWIINDRCRLIALLGMGGIGKTALSVKLANQLLITSSIQGRNEFEFVIWRSLRNAPPLENLLAGLVPFLSNQQDMQNTLAHFIHYLRSHRCLVILDNMETILQSSESAGQFRSGYEGYGELLRLVSESNHQSCVILTSREKPAEVAAFEGVDFQVRSLRLSGSQQAAQAILQAKGLIGSPEQNQELGDRYSNNPLAIKIVSTSIQDLFEGDIDEFLKQDVTIFNGIRRLLDQQFARLSPLEQTTMYWLAINREWTSIAELKDDIIPAVSKGKLLETLESLNWRSLIEKQSGSYTQQPVVMEYITERLIEQITTELNTAELNLFTSYALTKTTVKEYVRESQMRLILQFVANGFYQKFSSIAAQEQQIFRILRQLRRSETQQSGYGTGNLMNLCNCLQLDITNYDFSGLIVRHAYLQTVNLHQVNFTCTNFDRSVFAQTFGAVYAVDVSPNGSLFAIAEANNQIRLYNFVDGQPLLVLKQHTSEVMFVKFSPDGKLLASAGADFTVRLWDVPSGTLLRTLTGHTNPVWSVAWSPDGTTLASGGQDKIVKIWDVSTGKVLQTWQGHSDQICSVAWSFNYTTLATGSNDRTIKLWNALTGQLLNVLEGHSDWVRSVGFSPDGKLLASAGADFTIRLWDVPSGTLLRTLTGHTNPVWSVAWSPDGTTLASGSHDQTVKIWDISSGKVLRTLEGHRYQVWSVAFSPNGRTLISGGHDQMIKVWDVVTGQVLQTSQGYSDWVWSVAWSANHDVMAQGSRDRTVKLRDSATGKLLNILNKHTSSVLAVAFSPDSLAIASSSADQSIQIWEVATGRVLRSLRGHTGWIWSVAWSLDGTMLASGSNDLTIKLWDVSTGELIKTLEGHLGWVTSVAFSSDASILASGGFDQTVKFWDISTGQVLKTLQDHSDWVWSVQFSPIAPLLATGSVDKTVKLWDCSRGNVLRTLLGHTNWVTSVAFSPNGKQLASSSYDLTVRLWDVASGQLLKTLEGHTSSVWSVAWSPDGATLLSGSADETIKIWDTQTGVCLKTLRADRPYEGMNITGVTGITEAQKATLKALGAVEQPG; encoded by the coding sequence ATGGACTTAGAGCAAGCCCTAGAGATCGCCAATCAAGAGGTTCATGCTCAAGTCGGCAGATACTTGAGTGATGTTGAGCAGCTAATTTTTGCAGGAGCTTGGCAGGGGCAAACCTATGAGCAAATTGCCCAGATAAACGGCTACTCAGCCAAGTACCTTAAGGACGATAGTGGACGCAAGTTTTGGAAGCTCTTGAGTCAGGTAGTAGGCGAATCGGTCAGTAAGAACAATTTTCGATCAGCAATTGAGCGATTACATCAACGTCAGGAAAAGCAACCCAAAACTGACCGAAATCAGATCGTAGAGATTGTTTTACCTCGTCCTGCTGGCATCCAAACCGATTGGGGCGAGGTTGTTGATGTTTCTCAGTTTTATGGTCGCAGTGCTGAACTCACCACGCTAATACAGTGGATCATAAATGATCGGTGTCGTCTGATTGCATTACTGGGGATGGGCGGCATTGGCAAAACGGCTCTCTCAGTTAAGCTAGCCAATCAACTACTGATTACCTCTAGCATTCAAGGACGCAATGAGTTTGAGTTTGTCATTTGGCGGAGTTTGCGAAATGCTCCTCCTCTAGAGAATTTATTAGCGGGCTTAGTACCGTTTCTCTCAAATCAGCAGGATATGCAAAACACTCTCGCTCACTTTATCCACTACTTGCGATCGCATCGTTGTTTAGTCATTCTCGACAACATGGAAACCATCTTGCAGAGTAGTGAGAGCGCAGGACAGTTTCGCTCTGGATATGAGGGCTATGGTGAACTGCTACGGCTGGTGAGTGAATCGAATCATCAAAGTTGTGTGATTCTCACCAGTCGAGAAAAACCTGCGGAAGTGGCAGCATTTGAAGGCGTTGATTTTCAGGTACGCTCACTGCGACTGAGTGGATCACAACAAGCGGCACAAGCGATTCTGCAAGCCAAAGGATTAATTGGTTCACCTGAACAAAATCAGGAATTGGGCGATCGCTATAGTAATAACCCGTTAGCAATCAAGATTGTGTCAACTTCGATTCAGGATTTGTTTGAGGGCGACATTGATGAGTTCTTAAAGCAAGACGTTACAATCTTCAATGGCATTCGTCGGTTACTCGATCAACAGTTCGCTCGCCTCTCTCCACTAGAGCAAACGACGATGTATTGGCTCGCGATAAACCGCGAGTGGACTAGTATTGCAGAACTTAAGGACGATATTATTCCTGCGGTTTCTAAGGGGAAGTTATTAGAAACGTTAGAAAGTTTGAATTGGCGATCACTGATTGAAAAGCAATCGGGTAGCTATACTCAACAGCCTGTAGTGATGGAATACATTACAGAACGTTTGATTGAGCAAATTACAACAGAATTAAACACAGCAGAACTTAATTTGTTTACTAGTTACGCACTAACTAAAACAACCGTAAAAGAATATGTGCGAGAAAGTCAGATGCGGTTAATTTTGCAATTTGTAGCTAATGGCTTCTATCAAAAATTTAGTTCCATAGCTGCTCAAGAACAGCAAATCTTCCGAATACTGAGACAGTTAAGGCGAAGCGAAACTCAGCAATCTGGTTATGGTACAGGTAATTTAATGAATCTCTGCAACTGTTTGCAGTTAGATATAACCAACTACGACTTTTCTGGGCTGATCGTTCGACACGCTTACCTACAAACTGTGAATTTGCATCAAGTTAACTTCACCTGCACAAACTTTGATCGGTCTGTCTTTGCCCAAACATTCGGTGCAGTTTATGCTGTTGATGTTAGTCCTAATGGCAGTCTGTTTGCGATCGCAGAAGCGAATAACCAGATTCGTCTTTACAACTTTGTAGACGGTCAACCTCTGCTTGTTCTCAAACAGCATACCAGTGAGGTTATGTTCGTCAAATTCAGTCCAGATGGCAAACTGCTTGCCAGTGCTGGTGCAGACTTCACCGTTAGACTATGGGATGTTCCGTCTGGAACCCTATTAAGAACGCTAACAGGACATACCAATCCAGTTTGGTCTGTAGCATGGAGTCCCGATGGCACAACGTTAGCCAGTGGAGGTCAGGATAAAATCGTGAAGATTTGGGATGTCTCGACTGGAAAGGTGTTGCAAACTTGGCAGGGACACTCCGATCAAATTTGCTCGGTTGCCTGGAGTTTCAATTACACAACCCTCGCCACGGGGAGCAACGATCGCACCATTAAGTTGTGGAACGCTTTGACTGGACAACTCCTGAATGTTCTGGAGGGACATTCAGATTGGGTGCGTTCAGTTGGGTTCAGTCCAGATGGCAAACTGCTTGCCAGTGCTGGTGCAGACTTCACCATTAGACTATGGGATGTTCCGTCTGGAACCCTATTAAGAACGCTAACAGGACATACTAATCCAGTTTGGTCTGTGGCATGGAGTCCCGATGGCACAACGTTAGCTAGTGGTAGCCACGATCAAACCGTGAAGATTTGGGATATCTCGTCTGGAAAGGTATTGCGAACCTTAGAAGGACACCGCTATCAAGTTTGGTCTGTGGCATTTAGTCCCAATGGTAGAACCTTAATCAGTGGTGGTCATGACCAAATGATCAAGGTCTGGGATGTCGTCACGGGTCAAGTTCTACAAACCTCTCAAGGATATAGCGACTGGGTATGGTCAGTTGCTTGGAGTGCTAATCATGATGTGATGGCTCAAGGCAGTCGAGATCGAACCGTGAAGCTGCGCGATAGTGCGACAGGAAAACTCCTCAATATCTTAAACAAGCACACTAGCTCGGTGCTGGCAGTCGCGTTTAGTCCCGATAGCCTTGCGATCGCCAGTAGCAGTGCGGATCAGTCGATTCAAATTTGGGAGGTCGCAACCGGACGAGTTTTGCGCTCACTCCGAGGACACACAGGCTGGATTTGGTCAGTTGCCTGGAGCTTGGACGGAACCATGCTTGCCAGTGGTAGCAATGACTTAACCATAAAGCTGTGGGATGTTTCAACCGGAGAACTGATCAAAACCTTGGAAGGGCATCTCGGTTGGGTAACATCGGTTGCGTTTAGTTCAGATGCCAGCATCCTTGCCAGTGGCGGATTTGATCAAACCGTAAAATTTTGGGATATTTCAACCGGACAGGTTCTCAAGACCCTGCAAGACCATAGCGACTGGGTGTGGTCAGTCCAGTTCAGTCCAATCGCTCCCCTGCTGGCGACGGGTAGTGTTGACAAGACGGTGAAACTTTGGGATTGCTCCAGAGGAAACGTTTTAAGAACCTTGCTGGGACATACCAACTGGGTGACATCGGTTGCGTTTAGTCCCAATGGCAAACAACTTGCTAGCAGCAGTTATGACCTGACAGTGCGGCTGTGGGATGTTGCCTCTGGACAACTGCTAAAGACTTTAGAAGGACATACTAGCTCGGTTTGGTCTGTCGCTTGGAGTCCTGATGGCGCAACTTTACTCAGTGGCAGCGCCGATGAAACAATTAAAATATGGGATACGCAAACCGGAGTCTGCTTAAAGACACTCAGAGCCGATCGCCCCTACGAAGGGATGAATATCACGGGAGTTACAGGTATCACTGAAGCGCAAAAGGCAACGCTCAAAGCATTAGGGGCGGTCGAGCAGCCTGGTTAA
- a CDS encoding glycosyltransferase: protein MEQAQIPILYGYSTTVIPKPANWCDRHHVTGYWFLDAAADFLPLADLVDFLAAGSLPICIGFGSMTGSDPATTTEIVLAALEQTGQRGILLSGWGGIGQMALPDTVFQLEAVPHDWLFPRVSAVVHHGGAGTTAAGLRAGVPAIVIPFFSDQPFWGDRLAKLGVAPQPIPKKTLTVERLTTALQAVTADLTMQSRAATIGEKIRAENGVQAAVAVIEHYLKNY, encoded by the coding sequence ATGGAGCAAGCCCAAATTCCGATTCTCTATGGCTACAGTACAACAGTGATTCCTAAACCTGCAAACTGGTGCGATCGCCATCACGTTACGGGGTACTGGTTTCTTGACGCTGCGGCAGACTTTTTGCCCCTTGCTGATCTGGTAGATTTTCTAGCTGCGGGTTCTTTACCAATTTGCATTGGTTTTGGCAGCATGACTGGGAGTGATCCCGCTACAACAACTGAGATCGTGTTAGCGGCCCTTGAGCAAACGGGGCAGCGAGGTATCCTCTTAAGCGGTTGGGGTGGAATTGGGCAAATGGCTCTGCCCGATACAGTCTTTCAGCTCGAAGCCGTTCCCCATGACTGGTTGTTTCCCAGAGTCTCTGCGGTTGTCCATCATGGTGGCGCAGGAACAACCGCAGCAGGGTTGAGAGCAGGTGTTCCTGCCATTGTGATTCCATTCTTCAGCGACCAACCCTTTTGGGGAGATCGCCTTGCCAAACTAGGGGTCGCACCCCAGCCAATTCCGAAAAAAACGTTGACGGTAGAACGGTTAACGACTGCTCTACAAGCAGTGACAGCCGATCTCACGATGCAATCGCGGGCGGCTACCATTGGTGAAAAAATTCGGGCAGAAAATGGCGTACAAGCTGCTGTCGCAGTCATTGAGCATTATCTGAAAAACTATTAA